A single region of the Melopsittacus undulatus isolate bMelUnd1 chromosome 10, bMelUnd1.mat.Z, whole genome shotgun sequence genome encodes:
- the WFDC3 gene encoding WAP four-disulfide core domain protein 3, with the protein MPKARSVLVLAGLLALWAQLPPASAQNVTTKAGVCPEPATEAVNCTVGCQSDGDCESILKCCPAACGKACLKPDEKPGTCPPVSPGIPMLGVCTNQCKSDSNCSGNQKCCRNGCGKVSCVTPIH; encoded by the exons ATGCCCAAGGCCCGCAGCGTGCTCGTCCTGGCTGGGCTCCTGGCTCTCTGGGCACAGCTGCCGCCAGCATCCGCCCAGAATGTCACCA CAAAAGCCGGCGTGTGCCCAGAGCCGGCCACAGAAGCAGTGAACTGCACGGTGGGGTGCCAGTCCGATGGCGACTGCGAGAGCATCCTCAAGTGCTGCCCAGCGGCCTGCGGCAAGGCCTGCCTGAAGCCCGACG AGAAGCCGGGTACGTGCCCGCCCGTCAGCCCTGGGATCCCCATGCTGGGCGTCTGCACAAACCAGTGCAAGTCGGACTCCAACTGCTCCGGGaaccagaagtgctgcaggaaTGGCTGTGGCAAAGTGTCCTGTGTGACACCCATTCACTGA